The Henckelia pumila isolate YLH828 chromosome 2, ASM3356847v2, whole genome shotgun sequence genome includes a window with the following:
- the LOC140879744 gene encoding ATP synthase subunit beta, mitochondrial-like yields MASRRLLASFLRSSAARASRSPFSASPRPRPLHRPSPAGHFLHRFAAHYATSSAAASTPSAPTPTGGPSGKITDEFTGQGAIGKVCQVIGAVVDVRFDEGLPPILTALEVLDNQIRLVLEVAQHLGESVVRCIAMDGTEGLVRGQRVLNTGSPITVPVGRATLGRIINVIGEPIDHRGDISTEHYLPIHREAPAFVEQATEQQILVTGIKVVDLLAPYQRGGKIGLFGGAGVGKTVLIMELINNVAKAHGGFSVFAGVGERTREGNDLYREMIESGVIKLGDKQAESKCALVYGQMNEPPGARARVGLTGLTVAEHFRDAEGQDVLLFIDNIFRFTQANSEVSALLGRIPSAVGYQPTLATDLGGLQERITTTKKGSITSVQAIYVPADDLTDPAPATTFAHLDATTVLSRQISELGIYPAVDPLDSTSRMLSPHILGEEHYNTARGVQKVLQNYKNLQDIIAILGMDELSEDDKLTVARARKIQRFLSQPFHVAEVFTGAPGKYVELKESITSFQGVLDGKYDDLSEQSFYMVGGIEEVIAKAEKIAKESAS; encoded by the exons ATGGCTTCTCGGAGGCTGTTAGCCTCATTCCTCCGATCCTCCGCCGCCCGCGCTTCAAGATCCCCGTTTTCCGCCTCCCCCAGGCCCCGGCCACTGCACCGTCCCTCGCCCGCCGGTCACTTCCTGCACCGGTTTGCTGCTCACTACGCCACATCGTCCGCCGCGGCCTCCACCCCCTCCGCGCCTACCCCGACTGGTGGGCCGTCTGGGAAAATCACCGATGAGTTCACTGGCCAGGGCGCGATCGGGAAGGTGTGCCAGGTGATCGGAGCCGTTGTCGATGTGAGGTTTGACGAGGGTTTGCCCCCGATTTTGACGGCGCTGGAGGTCTTGGATAACCAGATCAGGCTTGTTTTGGAGGTGGCGCAGCACTTGGGTGAGAGTGTGGTGAGGTGTATTGCAATGGATGGGACGGAAGGGTTGGTCCGAGGCCAGCGTGTGCTCAACACTGGATCCCCCATTACC GTGCCTGTGGGTAGAGCTACCCTTGGACGTATCATCAACGTCATCGGAGAGCCAATTGATCACAGAGGCGACATTA GCACTGAACACTATTTACCAATTCACCGGGAAGCTCCTGCCTTTGTGGAGCAAGCAACAGAGCAACAAATTCTTGTCACTGGTATCAAG GTTGTCGACCTTCTTGCACCTTACCAAAGAGGAGGGAAAATTGGTTTATTTGGCGGTGCTGGTGTAGGAAAAACTGTGCTTATCATGGAATTGATTAATAATGTTGCAAAAGCTCATG GTGGTTTCTCTGTCTTTGCCGGTGTAGGAGAACGCACTCGAGAGGGTAATGATTTGTACAGAGAAATGATTGAGAGTGGTGTTATTAAGCTAGGTGACAAGCAG GCTGAGAGCAAGTGTGCCCTTGTCTACGGTCAAATGAATGAACCACCTGGTGCTCGTGCTCGTGTGGGACTTACCGGACTTACAGTGGCTGAACATTTCCGAGATGCGGAAGGGCAAGATGTGCTCCTCTTCATCGACAATATCTTCCGTTTTACTCAG GCCAACTCAGAAGTGTCTGCTTTGCTTGGACGTATCCCATCTGCCGTCGGATATCAACCTACTTTGGCTACAGATCTTGGAGGCCTTCAAGAGCGCATTACTACGACTAAGAAAGGTTCCATCACATCCGTGCAAGCCATTTATGTGCCAGCTGATGACTTGACAGATCCAGCCCCTGCAACCACCTTTGCTCACTTGGATGCCACAACTGTGTTATCTAGACAG ATTTCTGAGCTTGGTATATATCCTGCTGTCGATCCTCTGGACTCAACATCTCGTATGCTTTCCCCACACATTCTGGGAGAGGAGCATTACAACACAGCTCGAGGTGTACAGAAAGTCCTCCAAAACTACAAGAATCTTCAAGATATTATTGCCATTCTCGGAATGGATGAACTTAGTGAAGACGACAAATTGACTGTTGCACGTGCTCGTAAGATTCAACGGTTCTTGAGCCAGCCTTTCCATGTGGCAGAAGTTTTCACGGGTGCCCCTGGCAAGTATGTAGAGTTGAAAGAGAGCATCACCAGCTTccag GGAGTCTTGGATGGGAAATACGACGATCTTTCGGAACAATCTTTTTACATGGTTGGAGGAATCGAAGAGGTTATCGCCAAGGCAGAGAAGATTGCCAAGGAATCTGCTTCTTAG